The Microbacterium sp. Root553 nucleotide sequence CGGTACGCGGTGCTCTTGGCGACGTCGAAGGTGATCTTGCCCGAGACGGTGTCGCCTTCAGCGAGCTCCTCTGCCACGATGCCGTCGACGTAGTAGTCGTACGTGCCCTCGGTGCCCTCGGCGGTCGTGAGCGCGAAGTAGAACGGGTTGACGTAGCTCGTGCCCGATACGCCCGTGAAGGTCACGTCGAGGATCACGTACCCGCCGTTGGTCGAGGGGATGCTCGAACCGTCGTCGGTCGCCCAGGTCGCGGAGTTGACCGTGACCTCGCTCGTGCCCGACATCTGCGTGATCGTGAGGGGAGACCCGATCTCGCCCTGGACCACGTCGGTGGGGCCGGTGCCTCCGTCGGTACCGGGATCCGTACCCTCGTCGGTGCCGGTGCCGGTGCCGGTGTCGGAGTCACTCGAGGGCGGTGCGGTCGGCAGGTCGCGCACGACCTGAGCGACGCTCGACGTCACGAACACGATGGCCACGACGACCGCGAGGATCGTGCCGACGACCGACAGGATGAGACCGGCGATGCCCGGCCACTTCTTGCCCTTGAGGAAGATCGAGATCAGCGACACGATGAAGCCGGCGGCCAGCAGGATCCAGCCGAAGACGAAGGTCGCCGGGATGCAGGAGAGGATCGTGCCGAGGCCGGCGATCGCGAGTCCGACGACGCCCACGATGGAGAGGCGCGGCGGTTCGACGGGAGCAGGGCTGCCGTACGGGGCCGGGTAGCCGCCGCCTGCGCCGTATGCCTGACCGGGCGGAGCGTACGCGGATGCGCCGGGGTACCCGGGCGTCGTCTGGGGGTAGCCGGGGGTCGTCTGGGGGTATCCGGGTGCGCTCTGGTACTGCTGCGGCTGTTCGGGAGCGGCCGCTCCCGGGTAGGAAGCTCCGGCGCCCGGGTACGAGGGGGCGGGGTGTCCGTAGGGCGACGTCGTCTCGCTCAGGGGAGTGGTGGCAGCGGTGGCGCCCGGGGCGGCGAAGCCCTGGTCCGGCCACTGGGGCGCGTTCTCGCTCGGGGCCTCGACGCCGTTGTCGGTGGTGTCGGTGTCGGTGGCGGCGGTGTCGGTGGGCGGCCACGTCGCGGCCGGCTCGCCCGCGTCGGATCCGTACGCGGGGGCGGCATACGCGGAGTCCGCATCGGCATACGCGGAGCCTGCAGCGGCGGAGCCCGCATCGTCAGAGCTAGCCGTGCCGGCGTCAGCGCCATCGTTCGGGGCCGGGGTGTTCCAGGACTGGCTCTCGACGGCGGCCACCGAGCCGATCGCGTCTGCGGTCTCGGCGGCGGCAGCGTCATGCGGAGCCTCGTCGCGCGCGGCCGCAGCGGTCTCGACGGCTCCGGCGTCGGTACCGGTGACATCGGTACCGGTGACATCGGTACCGGTGACATCGCCACCGGTGACATCCGTTCCGGTCGTGTCGCTTCCGCTCGTGTCAGCGGCGGGCGCTTCGGCGGCCAGGGGAGCGAAGTGCTCGGTCCACTGCGTCCCGTCCCACCAGCGCTGTCGGCCGGATCCGTCGTCGTACCAGCCAGCAGGCGTCGTCATGGTTCCCCCTCGGAGTCGCGTCCACGCGGACGGCATGGATCAGCATCTTCATGTATAGCAGTGCCCGTCGACACTCCGGGGTCGAGCGGGGTGTCGCTCGCGGACTCGATGGACAGCGCGCTTAGGCTCGAAACGCCATGATTCGGTTCGAGAACGTCACGAAGCGCTATCGCGGGACCCTGCGTCCCGCGCTGTCCGAGGTCGACTTCGAAGTCCAACGCGGGGAGTTCGTCTTCCTCGTCGGAGCATCGGGTTCGGGCAAGTCCTCCTGTCTGCGGCTCATCCTGCGCGAAGACGTGCCGACGACCGGCCGGGTCGCCGTGCTCGGGCGCGATCTGAGATCGCTCGCCAACCGCAAGGTCCCCTACTTCCGCCGCCACATCGGATCCGTGTTCCAGGACTTCCGGCTGCTGCCGTCGAAGACCGTCTATCAGAACGTCGCGTTCACGCTCCAGGTGACCGGCTCCTCGAGGGGCTTCATCCAGCAGGCCGTGCCCGAGGCGCTCGCACTGGTGGGACTCGACGGCAAGCAGAAGCGGATGCCGCATGAGCTCTCCGGCGGTGAGCAGCAGCGCGTCGCGATCGCGAGGGCGCTCGTCAACCGCCCACAGGTGCTGCTCGCCGACGAGCCGACCGGAAACCTCGACCCCGCCACGTCGGTCGACATCATGCAGCTGCTCGCGCGTATCAACGCGGGAGGCACGACCGTGCTCATGGCCACGCACGAGGCGGCGTTCGTCGATCAGATGCAACGCCGGGTCATCGAGCTCCGCGACGGAGTGATGGTCAGGGACGAGGTGCACGGCGGATACGGCGACACCTCGAACATCCCGCGGCTCGTGCCCGAGGAGGTGCGCGGGGCGGCAGCGGCTGCCGCACTCACCGCGGTGCAGGAGGTCCAGCGGCAGACGGCTGACCTCTCCGTCGTGCGTGCGGCCCTCAGCGAGGAGCTCAGCGCTCAGCGACGCGCAGCGGCGACGTCGTCGGACGCCGTGCCGAGCGCCTCGGAGACGCCCGAGGCCCAGGCCGCCCCCTCCGATGCGCCCGTACCGGAGGACACGACGCTCCATGTGTCGGCCGCGGTGGGCCCGCGCACGCATCCGATCGTGCTGCCCGCCGTGGACGTCGCAGAACTCGGAGTCGCCGATCGCCTCGGCCTGTCCGACGACGGCGCAGATGAAGTGGGGCCGACCTCATGAGAATCGGACTGATCCTCGCCGAGGCCCTCGGTGGCCTTCGTCGCAACATCTCGATGGTGATCTCGGTGGTGCTCGTCACCTTCGTCTCGCTCACGTTCGTCGGCGCGGCGATCCTCATGCAGGGCCAGATCGGCACCATGCGGGGGTACTGGACGGAGCGGGCCCAGGTCGCGGTCTACATGTGCTCGGACATCTCCGAGAAGGACACCTGCGTCGACGGCGGCGCCTCCGAGGAGCAGGTCGACGCGGTGCGCGCGCAACTCGAGGGCGAAGCGCTGTCCCCGCTCATCAGCGAGGTGACGTTCGACTCGAAGGAAGACACCTACGCCAAGCTCGTGGATCAGCTCGGCGAGGACCAGGCCAGCGTCATCACGCCCGACCAGGCCTTCGAGGTCTTCTTCGTCACCATGAAAGACCCGGGGCAGTCGCAGGTGATCGCGGAGGCGTTCAACGGCGTCGCCGGTGTGGAGCAGGTGCAGGACCAGCTGCAGTACCTGGAGCCGCTGTTCTCGGCGCTCACGGTCGCCACCTACATCGCGGTGGGGATCGCCGTGCTCATGCTGATCGCGGCGATCCTGCTGATCGGCACGACCATCAGGCTGTCCGCCTATGCCAGACGCAAGGAGATCGGCATCATGCGCCTCGTGGGCGCGTCGAACCGGTTCATCCAGACTCCGTTCGTGCTCGAGGGGGTGTTCGCCGCGTTCCTCGGCTCCGTCCTGGCCAGCGCCGCGGTGGTCGCCGGAGTGCACTTCGGCGTCAACGGCTACCTCCGCGGACGCGTGCCGTTCATCACGACCTGGATCGGGATGCAGGATGCCGCGGTCGTGGTCCCCGTGCTCATCGGCATCGGCGTGCTCCTGGCCGCGCTGTCGGCGGGATTCGCGATCCGCAGATGGCTGCGTACCTGAGCTCGCGGCCGGTATAGACTGACAGGCTGTCGTGTGCCCCGGACGGGGCTCGAGAACCACTGCACGGCACGGATCAGGAGAGAATCATGCCCAGGGAACGCGGGGAGAAGGTCATCGCGACCAATCGTCGCGCACGTCACGACTACACGATCGAGAAGTCGTACGAGGCGGGGATGGTGCTCACCGGCACCGAGGTCAAGTCGCTGCGTCAGGGACGCGCGAACCTGAGCGACGGCTACGCCTTCGTGAAGGGCAACGAGGTCTTCCTCGACTCCGTGCACATTCCGGAGTACTCGCAGGGGCACTGGACGAACCACGCGTCGAAGCGCGTGCGCAAGCTGCTGCTGCACCGCGAGGAGATCGCGAAGCTCGCCCATGCCGTCTCGGCCGGCGGCTACACGTTGATCCCGCTCAAGCTCTACTTCTCGGACGGACGCGCCAAGGTCGAGATCGCTCTCGCGAAGGGCAAGCGCGAGTACGACAAGCGTCAGACCCTGCGCGAACGCCAGGACACCCGCGAGGCCGACCGGGCCATGCGGCTGCGCAACCGCGTCGGGGAATGATCAGTCCGCGGGACTGAACCCGAACACGCGCCCGAGGAAGCGCAGTTCGCGCTCGAGGGCGTCGACGATCGTCTCGGAAGAGCGGAATCCGTGCCCCTCGCCCGGGTACAGCACGTACTCGTGGTCGACGCCGCGCTCCGCCAGTGCGTCGCGGATGGCCTCGGACTGGGCGGGTGGGACGACGCGGTCGTCTGCCCCCTGCATGAGGAGCACCGGCACGTCGATGCGATCGGCGTGGGTCAGGGGAGACCTCTCGATGTAGAGGTCCTCCGCCTCGGGCAGCGGTCCGACGAGCCCCTCGATGTACGGGGCCTCGAAGTCGTGCGAGTGCGCGCTGAGCATCCGCAGATCGGTCACCCCGTAGCGGCTGATGCCTGCGGCGAAGGTTCCCCCGCGCACGAGCGCCGAGAGCACCGTCCACCCTCCGGCGGAGCTCCCGCGGATCGCGATGCGCGCGGGATCGGCGAGACCCGCATCAGCCAGTCCTCGCGCCGCGGCGATCACGTCGTCGACGTCGACGACGCCCCATCCGCCGTCGAGACGCTCGCGGTAGGCGCGCCCGTAGCCGCTCGATCCGCCGTAGTTCACGTCGAGCACGCCGATCCCGCGGCTCGTGTAGAACGCGATGGCCGCGGACGCAGCACCCGTCACGTGCGCGGTGGGTCCGCCGTGCACGAGGACGAGATAGGGAGGCAGCTCGCCCGCGGAAGTCGAGACGTCGGGGTGGGAGGGCGGATAGGCGAAGGCGTGCACGGCGCCATGCGCGCCGTCGACCGCGATCGGAGATGCCGGCGGCATCCAGGCGCGATCGACAGGCCGGCCGCCCGCGACGGTCGTCACGACGCCGCTGTCCACATCGACGCACCAGACACCGGATGCGGCACGGGAGCTGTCGCCGGTGAGCAGCACACGCGAGCCGCTGACGTCGTCGACGCTGACATGGCCGTCCGCAGGGATGTCCAGGCGCCGCATCCGTCCGTCGTGTTCGACAACGACCACTTCATCGCGTCCGTCCGTGCGCACGAGCACGATGCGTCCGTCGTCCAACGGCTGATACCAGCGGTTGCCCAGCACCCAGAGGCCGTAGCCCGTGTCGGCGTCGTCCCCCGCATCGCCGACGGGGACAGGAGCGCCCTCGGGGTCGAGGTGGTGCAGGCGCTGACGGTGCAGGGCCCAGCGACCGCTGGGGTCGTCCGCGTACACGAGGGCGTCGTCACCATCCCACTCCGGCTGCAGCGCGGCCAGGGTCGGAAGCGTCGTGCGTCGTGTTCCGTCGGACACGACGAGCGACGCCTGCTGCCACGGCATCCGCTGACCGGACCATTCGACCCATGCGAGGCGCGTGCCGTCGGGGGAGAGTGCGGGATGCGCGTGGAACGAGGGCCCCTCCGTGACGATCGAGAGTCTCGATGCGTCCTCCGCAGCAGACCCGTCGGTCGGGATCTCGATGATCGCCCGGCGGTGAGGTTCGGATGACAGGTCCTCGCGCACCGCGAACAGCCGCCCCTGCTGCACACGAAGGCCGCCGTGGGCGGGGCCCTCCGGGGTGAGTGGCGCAGGGGCGTCGCCCGGACTCATCCGGTGCACGCGCTGCGTGTCGGCGTCGACGAAGTACAGCGTGCCCGAGGAGTCGGCGGTCCAGGCGCCGCCGCCGTATTCGTGCACGCGGGATCGGGCGCTCCACGGTGCCGGCAGGATCTCTGCGCCTGTGGTGCTGCGCACGGTGCGTCGACCACCCTGGGCGGGGACGCTCTCGCCCCACCAGATCTCGTCGCCGACGAACACGGCGCCGTCGAATCGTGGCGAGGACGCCGCGACGGCCGACGGGGAGAAGGGTGATGGCCAGGTACCGAACGGCGACGACATGGGACGAGCCTACGGCGCGTGCGGGGAGGCCGTCGTCACACGGCGCGGAGCACGGCGACGACCTTGCCGAGCACGACCGACTCGTCGCCGAGGATCGGCTCGAAGGCGGAGTTGCGGGGCAGCAGCCACGTGTGGCCGTCGCGGCGGCGCAGCACCTTGACGGTGGCCTCGCCGTCGAGCATGGCGGCGACGATCTCGCCGTTCTCGGCGCTGTTCTGCGATCGGATGACCACCCAGTCCCCGTCGCAGATGGCGGCGTCGATCATCGATTCGCCCGAGACCTTGAGCATGAACAGATCGCCCTTGCCCACGAGCTGACGGGGCAGGGGGAAGATCTCCTCGACCTGCTGGTCGGCGGTGATGGGGACGCCCGCGGCGATCCGCCCCACGAGCGGCACGAGTGCGGCGTCGCCGACGGGTGTGGCGACGTCATCCGGATTCTCGGCACTCGAACCCGGGAGGTCGATGAGGACCTCCATGGCGCGTGTCTTGCCGGGGTCGCGGCGGAGGTAGCCGCTGAGCTCGAGCTGGCCGAGCTGGTGCGTGACGCTCGAGAGCGACTTCAGCCCGACGGCGTCACCGATCTCCCGCATGCTCGGCGGGTAGCCGTAACGGCTGATCGATGTCTGGATGACCTCGAGGATCGCCATCTGCTTCGGGCTCAGGCTCTTCCGGCGACGCGTGCGGGGGGCGTCGGACTCGGGGGCGGCGATGTCGCTCATGGTGCTCCTCAGGTGTGCGATCCGGCGTCTCAGTTCGAATGTCGGAGGCCCGTGGTGGGGTGTTCGTATCGAAACCGTATCCGAGAATCACCTGGATCTGGAAGATCTGTTCGAGCGTGTCGAGGTATTCACGGCCCGGTTTTTCGAAGAACGCTTGACAGATGTTCGAATTCGAAGATAACTTCGGAACGTAGCTTCGCATTCACGGCTCCCGGCCGAGACGCGGATGCGAACGCTACGCCAACTTCACCGCTCACGCGGTAGATGCAGAGGAGTACGACATGAGCACCATCACCTTCAGCAACGCAGCCATCGTCTCGCCCCGTTCGGCGACGAAGCTCCGGCTGACGGCGCGTGGCCGCCGGGTCGTGCTCGCGCTGGCCGCAGTGCCACTCGCGGTGGGCATCGGATTCGCCGCATTGAGCGGCGGCAGCGCGATGGCCTCGGGCGAGCAGGTCGCCACCGCGTCCTTCGCCTCGGTCACCGTGATGCCGGGAGACACCCTCTGGTCGATCGCCGAGTCGGTGGCACCCGGTGCCGACCCGCGCGAGGTCATCGGCGACATCACGCGCCTGAACGCCCTCCGCGGCGGGGCGCTGCAGATCGGCCAGGAGCTGGCGATCCCCGCACAGTACTCGGAGTGAATCGCAGCGGCCCCTCGGTCGCTCATTCACCGTCACCTCGGAGTGAAGCGGTCGTGCGCGGCCTACCATGGGAAGGGTGACTGCATCACTCGACGACCTCCCGCTCCGTGACGATCTCCGAGGGCTCACGCCCTACGGTGCCCCGCAGGCTCCGCTGCCGGTGGCGCTGAACGTGAACGAGAACACGCATCCGGTTCCCGACCTCGTGGCGAGCGACATCCTCGACGACATCGCGGTCGCGCTCCGTGACGTCAACCGATACCCGGATCGCGAGTTCACCACACTGCGCGACGGCTTCGCGGACTATCTCGGTCACGGCCTGCAGGCTGAGCAGATCTGGGCCGGAAACGGATCGAACGAAGTGCTGCAGCACATCCTGCAGGCCTTCGGGGGGCCCGGCCGCACGGCGTTCAGCTTCGCACCGACCTACTCGATGTACCCGCTGATCGCGCAGGGGACCGGCGCCCGCTGGATCGCGGGGACCCGCCAGCCCGACTACACGATCACCCCCGAGGAGGCGACAGCCCAGGTGGCCGACGCCGACCCGGATGTGATCCTGCTGTGCTCGCCGAACAACCCGACCGGCACCCCGCTCGGGCTCGATGTGATCGAGGCGGTGTATGAGGCGTCCCGAGGCGTCGTGGTGGTCGACGAGGCGTACCAGGAATTCGCCCCACGAGAGGCTCCCTCCGCGCTGACCCTGCTCGAGGGGCGCCCTCGTCTGGCGGTCTCGCGCACCATGAGCAAGGCCTTCGCGTTCGCGGGTGCCCGCGTCGGATATCTCGCCGCCGACCCCGCGTTCATCGATGCGCTGCGGCTCGTGCGCCTTCCGTATCACCTGAGCGCCCTGACGCAGGCTGCTGCCGTCGCGGCCTTGCGCAACTCCGAAGTGATGCTCGGCATGGTCGCCGAGATCGTCGAGCAGCGTGACCGCATCTCGGCGACGCTCGAAGCGCTCGGCTACACGCCCCATGAGTCCTGGTCGAACTTCGTCCTGTTCGGCGGCGTCGCGGATCCGCACAGGGTGTGGCAGCAGCTGTACGACCGCGGCGTGCTCGTGCGCGATGTCGGCATCCCCGGACACCTGCGTGTCACCGCGGGAACAGAGGCCGAGACCACGGCATTCCTCGATGCCCTCGCCTCGATAGGATCGGACTCATGAGCACCCCTGCCCCGACACCCCGCACCGCGACGCGCGTGCGCAGCACGTCGGAGTCCACCGTCGAGCTCGAGCTGAACCTCGACGGCACCGGATCCAGCCGCATCGACACCTCGGTGCCGTTCTTCGACCACATGCTGACGGCGTTCGCGAAGCACTCGCTCACCGACCTCACGGTCCGCGCCTCCGGTGACACCCAGATCGACGCCCACCACACGGTCGAAGACATCTCGATCGTGCTCGGACAGGCCATCCGCGAAGCTCTCGGCGACAAGTCGGGGATCTCCCGATACGGAGATGCCCTCGTTCCGCTCGATGAGGCTCTCGCCCAGGCCGTGGTCGACATCTCCGGGCGTCCGTACCTCGTGCACACCGGCGAGCCTGTCGGGTTCGAGCACCACCTCATCGGGGGCCACTTCACCGGGTCGCTCGTGCGGCACACGTTCGAGGCGATCGCGTTCAACGCCGGACTGACCGTGCACGTGCGAGTCCTCGGCGGCCGCGACCCGCATCACATCGCCGAGGCCGAGTACAAGGCGTTCGCTCGGGCCTTCCGCCAGGCCAAGGCCCTCGACCCCCTGGTCGACGGGGTGCCGTCGACGAAGGGTGCGCTGTGAGCGGCGCGCCCAGGGTCGCCGTCTTCGACTACGAATCAGGCAACGTCCATTCTGCGGTGAAGGCTCTCGTCGCCGCGGGCGCCGATGCCGTCCTCACGCGCGACCGCAAGGAGGCGACCGAGGCCGACGGTCTGCTCGTCCCCGGCGTGGGGGCGTTCCAGGCCGTCCGTGAGGCGCTCCACGCCCACGGCGGCGATGAGATCATCGATCGGCGTCTGGCCGGCGGACGCCCCGTGCTCGGCATCTGCGTCGGGATGCAGGTGCTCTTCGCTCACGGCGTCGAGCGTGGACACGATGCGGAGGGGCTCGGCGAATGGCCGGGAGCGGTCACGGAGCTCAACGCGCCGGTGCTGCCGCACATGGGATGGAACACGGTCGAGCCCGGCGCCGACTCGGTGCTGTTCCGGGGCATCGAGCAGGAGCGCTTCTACTTCGTGCACTCCTACGCCGCTCAGTCCTGGGAGCTCGACGTGATCCCGCCGTTCCCGCAGCCGGTTCTCACCTGGTCGACGTACGGCGATCCGTTCCTCGCGGCGGTGGAGAACGGTCCGCTCTCCGCGACGCAGTTCCACCCGGAGAAGTCCGGCGAGGCGGGGATCCAGCTGCTCCGCAACTGGGTCGGAAGCCTGCGCGGCTGAGTCGTCCCGCGCTCGGCATCCGCCTGTCGCGAGTGTCGCAGAGCAGGCGAAGGTCTCGCGTGTCGCGCGTGACTCAGAAGCCTCGCGCGACCGCGGCCGCGGCGGAGAGCCAGGCGCGCTGAGTGGGTGCAGCCAGCGCACGGAGCCGCAGATGCCCGTCGACCATCTCGCGGTCGAACGGGATGTCGACGACCTCTCGCGCGAGCGAACGGTAGCCGGCGACGACCTCGGAGACGTCCGCAGCGGATGCTTTCGGGTCCGCTTGGCTGACGACGACGACGGACTCGCGCGCGAGCCGGGCCGAGCGTTCGTCGCGGTCCTCCAGGGCTTCGAGCAGGAGCGCGCCGGCCTCGGCATGGTCGTCCCGAGTGGTGGTGGCGACGACGATCTGGTCGGCGAGATCGATCATCCGCAACCACATCGGGTCGGATTCGTCGTTGCCGGAGTCGATGATGATCAGGCGGTAGAACTTCGCGGCGACCGCATGGATGGCATCGACGTCGGTGGGGCTCAACCGATTCTCGTGCGCGAGGCGGATCGGCTTCGACCGGAGCACGTCGTACTTCTCCTGCGGCTGGTGGTGCACGAAGTGCGCCAGGTCGGCGGACTGCCCCTGTGCGCCGAGCAGCCGCTGCGTCTGCGGCAGCAGTTCGAGCAGGGTCCTGTCGTGCGCGCCGGTCTCGGTGCGCCAGCCGAGCGTGCCGCGGGTCTGGTTGTTGTCCCAGGCGAGCACTCCCGCACCGCCGTACTGGGCGAAGACCGCCGAGAGCAGGACCGTGGCGGGCGTCTTGCCCGCACCGCCCTTGCCGTTGACGATCGCGACGGTGCGAGGACCAGGCCAATGCCGACTGACGGCGTGCTCGTCGTCACGCACCGCGCGTTCGCGGGAGTCGGGACCGAGGGAGAAGCCGACGCGGTTCAGGAGGCCCCGCGCACCCCGACGGGCGGGTTCCTCGCGTCGCTCGTCCTGCAGGAAGGAACGGCGCTCGACACCCTGCTCGCGCTGCTGGCGTCTGGAGGAGGAGGACGCGTGCGGTGCGGCCGCGGAATCGGCGGGCGCGGCGCGGGGAGCCGGGGGTGCGGGCGGCGCGACGATGTCGTCCCGGAACGGGATCCTCGCGGGGGCGTGTGCCGGTGTCGGTGCCTCTCGCTGCGCCTGTGCCGGTGTCGGTGCCTCTCGCTGCGCCTGT carries:
- a CDS encoding MinD/ParA family ATP-binding protein; protein product: MVRDADARGVGPLRRGNPETPDTGAAPAADEPQEIVAPSAVPPLPDDIEQTRPLRTAASDRPPVPGTRAAAAAAAAWSRAQAPASGSADRPTPAIALPPVPTPPAPRPSAPPTPAVATTPPTPPVPSTPPASPPLASPAPTQAQAATSAPTPAPAPAPAPAPAPAPEASVSPAASASPSSADASAPSPSPTLAPAPTPAPAPAPAQAQREAPTPAQAQREAPTPAHAPARIPFRDDIVAPPAPPAPRAAPADSAAAPHASSSSRRQQREQGVERRSFLQDERREEPARRGARGLLNRVGFSLGPDSRERAVRDDEHAVSRHWPGPRTVAIVNGKGGAGKTPATVLLSAVFAQYGGAGVLAWDNNQTRGTLGWRTETGAHDRTLLELLPQTQRLLGAQGQSADLAHFVHHQPQEKYDVLRSKPIRLAHENRLSPTDVDAIHAVAAKFYRLIIIDSGNDESDPMWLRMIDLADQIVVATTTRDDHAEAGALLLEALEDRDERSARLARESVVVVSQADPKASAADVSEVVAGYRSLAREVVDIPFDREMVDGHLRLRALAAPTQRAWLSAAAAVARGF
- a CDS encoding S9 family peptidase codes for the protein MSSPFGTWPSPFSPSAVAASSPRFDGAVFVGDEIWWGESVPAQGGRRTVRSTTGAEILPAPWSARSRVHEYGGGAWTADSSGTLYFVDADTQRVHRMSPGDAPAPLTPEGPAHGGLRVQQGRLFAVREDLSSEPHRRAIIEIPTDGSAAEDASRLSIVTEGPSFHAHPALSPDGTRLAWVEWSGQRMPWQQASLVVSDGTRRTTLPTLAALQPEWDGDDALVYADDPSGRWALHRQRLHHLDPEGAPVPVGDAGDDADTGYGLWVLGNRWYQPLDDGRIVLVRTDGRDEVVVVEHDGRMRRLDIPADGHVSVDDVSGSRVLLTGDSSRAASGVWCVDVDSGVVTTVAGGRPVDRAWMPPASPIAVDGAHGAVHAFAYPPSHPDVSTSAGELPPYLVLVHGGPTAHVTGAASAAIAFYTSRGIGVLDVNYGGSSGYGRAYRERLDGGWGVVDVDDVIAAARGLADAGLADPARIAIRGSSAGGWTVLSALVRGGTFAAGISRYGVTDLRMLSAHSHDFEAPYIEGLVGPLPEAEDLYIERSPLTHADRIDVPVLLMQGADDRVVPPAQSEAIRDALAERGVDHEYVLYPGEGHGFRSSETIVDALERELRFLGRVFGFSPAD
- a CDS encoding histidinol-phosphate transaminase, which codes for MGRVTASLDDLPLRDDLRGLTPYGAPQAPLPVALNVNENTHPVPDLVASDILDDIAVALRDVNRYPDREFTTLRDGFADYLGHGLQAEQIWAGNGSNEVLQHILQAFGGPGRTAFSFAPTYSMYPLIAQGTGARWIAGTRQPDYTITPEEATAQVADADPDVILLCSPNNPTGTPLGLDVIEAVYEASRGVVVVDEAYQEFAPREAPSALTLLEGRPRLAVSRTMSKAFAFAGARVGYLAADPAFIDALRLVRLPYHLSALTQAAAVAALRNSEVMLGMVAEIVEQRDRISATLEALGYTPHESWSNFVLFGGVADPHRVWQQLYDRGVLVRDVGIPGHLRVTAGTEAETTAFLDALASIGSDS
- the smpB gene encoding SsrA-binding protein SmpB, which encodes MPRERGEKVIATNRRARHDYTIEKSYEAGMVLTGTEVKSLRQGRANLSDGYAFVKGNEVFLDSVHIPEYSQGHWTNHASKRVRKLLLHREEIAKLAHAVSAGGYTLIPLKLYFSDGRAKVEIALAKGKREYDKRQTLRERQDTREADRAMRLRNRVGE
- the hisH gene encoding imidazole glycerol phosphate synthase subunit HisH, whose protein sequence is MSGAPRVAVFDYESGNVHSAVKALVAAGADAVLTRDRKEATEADGLLVPGVGAFQAVREALHAHGGDEIIDRRLAGGRPVLGICVGMQVLFAHGVERGHDAEGLGEWPGAVTELNAPVLPHMGWNTVEPGADSVLFRGIEQERFYFVHSYAAQSWELDVIPPFPQPVLTWSTYGDPFLAAVENGPLSATQFHPEKSGEAGIQLLRNWVGSLRG
- a CDS encoding LysM peptidoglycan-binding domain-containing protein, translating into MSTITFSNAAIVSPRSATKLRLTARGRRVVLALAAVPLAVGIGFAALSGGSAMASGEQVATASFASVTVMPGDTLWSIAESVAPGADPREVIGDITRLNALRGGALQIGQELAIPAQYSE
- the lexA gene encoding transcriptional repressor LexA, yielding MSDIAAPESDAPRTRRRKSLSPKQMAILEVIQTSISRYGYPPSMREIGDAVGLKSLSSVTHQLGQLELSGYLRRDPGKTRAMEVLIDLPGSSAENPDDVATPVGDAALVPLVGRIAAGVPITADQQVEEIFPLPRQLVGKGDLFMLKVSGESMIDAAICDGDWVVIRSQNSAENGEIVAAMLDGEATVKVLRRRDGHTWLLPRNSAFEPILGDESVVLGKVVAVLRAV
- a CDS encoding DUF2510 domain-containing protein; amino-acid sequence: MTTPAGWYDDGSGRQRWWDGTQWTEHFAPLAAEAPAADTSGSDTTGTDVTGGDVTGTDVTGTDVTGTDAGAVETAAAARDEAPHDAAAAETADAIGSVAAVESQSWNTPAPNDGADAGTASSDDAGSAAAGSAYADADSAYAAPAYGSDAGEPAATWPPTDTAATDTDTTDNGVEAPSENAPQWPDQGFAAPGATAATTPLSETTSPYGHPAPSYPGAGASYPGAAAPEQPQQYQSAPGYPQTTPGYPQTTPGYPGASAYAPPGQAYGAGGGYPAPYGSPAPVEPPRLSIVGVVGLAIAGLGTILSCIPATFVFGWILLAAGFIVSLISIFLKGKKWPGIAGLILSVVGTILAVVVAIVFVTSSVAQVVRDLPTAPPSSDSDTGTGTGTDEGTDPGTDGGTGPTDVVQGEIGSPLTITQMSGTSEVTVNSATWATDDGSSIPSTNGGYVILDVTFTGVSGTSYVNPFYFALTTAEGTEGTYDYYVDGIVAEELAEGDTVSGKITFDVAKSTAYRITFTDELLQDVASIAFTPSEG
- the ftsX gene encoding permease-like cell division protein FtsX, which produces MRIGLILAEALGGLRRNISMVISVVLVTFVSLTFVGAAILMQGQIGTMRGYWTERAQVAVYMCSDISEKDTCVDGGASEEQVDAVRAQLEGEALSPLISEVTFDSKEDTYAKLVDQLGEDQASVITPDQAFEVFFVTMKDPGQSQVIAEAFNGVAGVEQVQDQLQYLEPLFSALTVATYIAVGIAVLMLIAAILLIGTTIRLSAYARRKEIGIMRLVGASNRFIQTPFVLEGVFAAFLGSVLASAAVVAGVHFGVNGYLRGRVPFITTWIGMQDAAVVVPVLIGIGVLLAALSAGFAIRRWLRT
- the hisB gene encoding imidazoleglycerol-phosphate dehydratase HisB is translated as MSTPAPTPRTATRVRSTSESTVELELNLDGTGSSRIDTSVPFFDHMLTAFAKHSLTDLTVRASGDTQIDAHHTVEDISIVLGQAIREALGDKSGISRYGDALVPLDEALAQAVVDISGRPYLVHTGEPVGFEHHLIGGHFTGSLVRHTFEAIAFNAGLTVHVRVLGGRDPHHIAEAEYKAFARAFRQAKALDPLVDGVPSTKGAL
- the ftsE gene encoding cell division ATP-binding protein FtsE, which gives rise to MIRFENVTKRYRGTLRPALSEVDFEVQRGEFVFLVGASGSGKSSCLRLILREDVPTTGRVAVLGRDLRSLANRKVPYFRRHIGSVFQDFRLLPSKTVYQNVAFTLQVTGSSRGFIQQAVPEALALVGLDGKQKRMPHELSGGEQQRVAIARALVNRPQVLLADEPTGNLDPATSVDIMQLLARINAGGTTVLMATHEAAFVDQMQRRVIELRDGVMVRDEVHGGYGDTSNIPRLVPEEVRGAAAAAALTAVQEVQRQTADLSVVRAALSEELSAQRRAAATSSDAVPSASETPEAQAAPSDAPVPEDTTLHVSAAVGPRTHPIVLPAVDVAELGVADRLGLSDDGADEVGPTS